The genomic segment GGGCTTCTACCAACACCAAGAAACTCTGACATCGGAGCAAGACTGAAGAATTCTGTGAGAGAACTAAATTACAGGAATGTTTATCAGTGCAGCCTGAGTAGAGGTCACTTTATTGGTTCAGCAGCTGTATCCATGAATACTTTGTGAGATCACACTTTGAAAACTGCTAACAATTAGAGCCGACGCTAACCTTGATAAGTGACACCCTGCCTGCTAAAACCCCCTGATGATGACTCCTCAAAGGCAAGCAGTCACAGCACAGCTGTGAGGATCCCGTGCAGGGCGGTTCCAGGGCCAGCACATGGCTACCTCTTGTCCACTTTTTCGGTTGCAGTGTGGTACGCTCACTTTACGCAGACAAATAAAAACCACACTCGCGCTTTACGTCAAAGCCTTTCCACAACATTGGATTGAGTTGGAGCACCATGAAAACTATTCAACCTCGTCATCCAATTCATGCGAGAGTCCTTGTAGTCGTGTGATGACACCGCTGTGGGTTGGTGCACTGGTGAAAACAGTCCCCACAAACAGAGGTGTTCCTCTCAGAATGTGTCGGATAACCGTGCAGGAGCCCGACATCTCGATACAGAAGCCAGAATGCCGTGGCTCTTCCCCCGTTTGTTCTGCACTTGAACTAAGCGGGGATGCAAAGAACTGttggaaaaacacaaagataGCAATTACCACATAttctcaaataaaaacaacctgTTTGAGAAATTGATCCCGATGATACTATACAACTGCAATGTGAACAACAATTAGGTAAGAACATCATTTTGGGCTCAAAATCCTCAATATACTCATCAGCCATAATTTTAGGTACACCACCTCAATGGGTACACAAACTATTGAAATGCAACAAGATAATTCTCAGTTTTCATTCGCACATTCAAAGAGATATTGATTTAACAATATCTAATGAGAGTGTAGTTTACAGTAGTCTGAAACAGCACAGTACCATATTGTCATTTTGCTCTTCTCACTTAGCTTAAGTGGGTAATAAAactaattgtaatttttttaattcaaatgaagtGGATTTCAGTAGCTTGCACTAATGTACCTGATGTAGTGTCTATACAGTTACAGAACTCAATGCGGCTAAAGAACTCACAGCTTCTCCTGTTGTCGGATTGATAAAGTCGGCCCAGTAGCCTGCAGTCCACAGAGCGAAACACATCTCCTTTGCACCACTCACAAACTGCAACGAGAGGGAAGCACAGTGAGAGTCTCTTCATACGTCTCATGTATCCAAAGAGACATCAAGCACAtaatgcagtggaacctctaaggttgaacacaatcttCACCGATCTATTTGTccatatttgaaagaaaaaggaaatatagaaaataaactttccaGGTTGAAGCGCACAATCATAGATGCTAGATAGATTGCAATGGTGATGGGGTGTGGTGATGTTGGACAACATGGCATCGTGCAGGATTGGGATTTGAAGATTTGTTCAAAGGCATATTTTGATAGAATTGTATAACctaatggttagcacgtcttCCTCAGCGTTCTAAAGTTCAGGGTTCTAAGcttggctccagccttcctgtgtgggttttatccCAGGTATGTTAggttaaggcggcacggtggccgactggttagagcgtcagcctcacagttctgaggacccgggttcaatccccggccccgcctgtgtggagtttggatgttctccccgtgcctgcgtgggttttctccgggcactccggtttcctcccacatcccaaaaacatgcattaattggagactctaaattgcccttagacatgactgtgagtgcaaatggttgtttgtttctatgtgacctgcgattggctggcaaccagttcagggtgtaccccgcctcttgcccgatgacagcaacatgcccgcgaccctagtgaggagaagcggctcagaaaatggatggatgttaggttaattggggactaaacTGTCCAttgatgtgaatggttgtttgtccctGTGAGTGGCTGACAACTAGTGCTGCGTGTACCACGCCACTTgctcaaagtcagatgggataggctccagctcacccacaaacATAATGAGGACCACAGGTTGATTGAACTTTGAACTTCCCCTTGACACCTCACTCACTTGGCTGAGGAGCTGCTCTCTGTCTGGCTCCGCCTCCTTGCAGCGACCGCTCCTCGGCGAGACCGTCACAACTGTGATGGAAGTGTTGGGCACTGTCGGGAACAAGAGCTCCAAATCTGACAACAACACATATTCTCGAGTTAGCTTCACACACTAGCACTAAAGCTGAACATTtggtgtaaaacaaataaaaacagcgcTCACCTTTCCTTAACAGCTCAGGACAGG from the Phycodurus eques isolate BA_2022a chromosome 1, UOR_Pequ_1.1, whole genome shotgun sequence genome contains:
- the mmadhca gene encoding metabolism of cobalamin associated Da, with product MPSTVLCGGGRLVRCQTLGRQMLAVLKVGRGRTFSAANPDEPYITVSHTDSGPRTVWPDENMGPFGPQDQRFQLPGNVGFDSHLDGVEEKKSPVDKTVPDVLTAPCSAERQQFILAQFVHEFQGKLGPISKRVHKAEQYFNQTYADCSISSCPELLRKDLELLFPTVPNTSITVVTVSPRSGRCKEAEPDREQLLSQFVSGAKEMCFALWTAGYWADFINPTTGEAFFASPLSSSAEQTGEEPRHSGFCIEMSGSCTVIRHILRGTPLFVGTVFTSAPTHSGVITRLQGLSHELDDEVE